AAACCGGCCGATGCGGACACGCCTGCGGCAGAGCCACAGACTCTGGCCGATTCGACGTAATCGGCATAATCGTTCCAAGTTCGCTGCCCAAATCGGCCGATAGGTAGAAGTGCGGATGTCGCGAAAACGCTCGCGGCTCCAATCATTTGCCTCGCTGTCCATGCGTACGAGGAAGGAACCTCGCCATGCTGCCGCCGGTCCATTACCGCCAGGGTCAGGAGAAAAAGGTCGCTCACGGCACCTGGTATCGCGGAGAGCACTGCAACTTCATCGCCAGCAAGGGCAATCTGGCCGAGCCCGATTCCGCGGCGAAATATGTGCTGCACGGTTGGACGCCGGAATTGCCCTTTCTTACGCGAAAGGACTGCTTCACGGCTTTTGGCAGCTGCTTTGCCGCCCATCTGACGAAGTTCCTGCGAGCCCATCGGTATCAGGTCGGCTCCCCCGAATGGAACACCGACAGCTACATCATGACCTACGGAGCGGGGATCAATAACACCTTTGCGATCCGCCAGCAGCTCGAATGGGCACTGGAGAACCGCACGTTTCAGGAATCGCTCTGGTACGACCAGGATCGCAGACTCGTCCCGCCCGACGTCGATGCCCAGCTGGCGACTCGCGAAATTCTGAAGTCGACCTCCGTGTTCATCTTCACGCTGGGGCTCTCCGAGATCTGGTACAGTCGCGAAACGGGCGAAGTCTTCTGGCGGGCGATTCCGCAGGATGTGTTCGATCCGTCCCGCCACGGGTTCCGCGTCAGCACCTGTGCGGAAAACGCTGCCAATCTGGAAGCAATCTATCAGCTCGTGCGGCACCATCGTCCCGATGCGACCATCATCTTCACGCTTTCGCCAGTGCCGCTCGTGGCAACATTTCGTCCCGTCTCCTGCATCACGGCGAATTCGGAGTCGAAAGCCATTCTGCGAGCGAGCCTCGGCGAAGTTGTTCGCAGCCACTCCCGCGACAATCGCCTCTTCTACTTCCCGTCCTACGAACTGGTCAAAGAGTATTTCACCGATCCGTACGAACAGGACAACCGCCACGTCCAACCCGAGATTGTCGAGCAGGTCATGAATCTGTTTGCCCAACACTATCTCGCCGATTTCTGATCGACGCCTTTTGAGTTTCACATCGATCTCGCGCCGGGCAGCCGCGTCCACAGACGTCGCCGATGATTGCCGCGCGATGATGAGTCCCGCGAATCGAGCCGAATTGTCGCAGTGTCTTGCGGCGTGAACTGCTTATAATGCCGTGGATAACAATTCGCGGTCTTTTCCGAACAGCAGTCCGACCCATGAACGCCGACCAGAGCTATCTCGATCCTCACGCCCGCATCCGGACCGCCACCGGCTATGTGGTGGCCTGTTCGCTGCTGTTTCTGTTCGTGGTTGTGGTGACCGTCCTCAGCGTTTTCGCGATGCCGGCTTCCAGCGAAAGTGGTCATATCCTTGTCGCTGAGTTCACCGGCACGGACGACGGCGAAGTCGGACCGGTTCAGATCGAGGACCAGTGGGAGTTCCGCTGGGAACATTCAGGCCATTTGAAGCGGATTACCTGGACTCGGGATGATGGCGAACAGGACATGTTTCTGGAGATGCCCGGCAAGCCGATTCGCGGGCATGGCGGCGTCAACTACGAGGAATGCGGGGAGTACCGATTCAAGGTCGAGGGGACCGGTCCGTGGAAGATTCAGGTTTACCAGTTCGTCGTCGAGTGACTGCGAAAAGCTGCCCGAATTGGCGTGCTGAATCTGTTCCGCGGCTCACTTCTGGTATACTCGCGGCATGAATTCCAAGCCCCCGATCCGCACCATTGTTCTGGCGCGCAGTCCCCACGAGCATGTTCGAACTGCCTGGGAGAAGCTGCAGCCGTGTCTGGCATCCCGTAGAGAGATCGAAGTTGTCGGCGTCGCGATGACTGAAGACCTCGAGCACAAGGAACTCGATGCCGAGTTGGCCATTGTGCTTGGTGGCGACGGATCGATTCTGCGAGCCTGTCGGCAATTCGGCGATCATCAGATTCCCATTCTGCCGATCAATCTGGGACGACTCGGTTTCCTCGCCGATCTTACGCTTGAGGATCTGCAGCGGCATCTCGATCTGATCGCCCGGCGGGAGTTCAAGATTGCCGAGATGCTGATGTTCGAGGCGATCATCCGCAAACAGGACGGATCCGAAGAACGGCATCTTGGTCTGAACGAACTGGCGATTCGCGTGGGGCACGCACCGCACATGTTCGATGTGCAGCTCTCGATCGACGGGGAAGCGGTCACGACCTACAGCGGCGATGGCCTGATTCTGGCCACGCCGATCGGTTCGACTGCCCATTCACTTTCAGCGGGCGGCCCGATTCTGCGACAGACGATTCGAGCGTTTGTGCTCACGCCGATCTGCCCGCATACGCTGACCATTCGCCCGATTGTCGACCGAGCCGACTGCTGCTACGAACTGACTTTGCCGGAACAGGACGAGAAAGTCCTGGCGGTCATCGACGGGCACATTCATCGTGAGTTCTGCCACGGCGATTCGATCACGTTCCGGGAAGCGGCGGCGAACTGCAAACTGGTCCGGTTCCCGAATCACAGCTACTACGAAACGCTCCATCGCAAGCTCGGCTGGGAAGGGCAGCTCTCGTACAAGACGTATCTGGAGCAGCACTAAATTCGTGAGCGCGACGAGTCTGGGGACTATTCTGTCGGTTTTTCGCGAATGGCAAAATCTCGTAATTGACGGTTCAAATCAGCAGTCGTATCCTCGTTATCAACGAAGGTTGATCGATACGTTGCCGTCGACGGAGCGGCTTAGACAGTGG
The genomic region above belongs to Rubinisphaera margarita and contains:
- a CDS encoding GSCFA domain-containing protein, which encodes MLPPVHYRQGQEKKVAHGTWYRGEHCNFIASKGNLAEPDSAAKYVLHGWTPELPFLTRKDCFTAFGSCFAAHLTKFLRAHRYQVGSPEWNTDSYIMTYGAGINNTFAIRQQLEWALENRTFQESLWYDQDRRLVPPDVDAQLATREILKSTSVFIFTLGLSEIWYSRETGEVFWRAIPQDVFDPSRHGFRVSTCAENAANLEAIYQLVRHHRPDATIIFTLSPVPLVATFRPVSCITANSESKAILRASLGEVVRSHSRDNRLFYFPSYELVKEYFTDPYEQDNRHVQPEIVEQVMNLFAQHYLADF
- a CDS encoding NAD(+)/NADH kinase; this translates as MNSKPPIRTIVLARSPHEHVRTAWEKLQPCLASRREIEVVGVAMTEDLEHKELDAELAIVLGGDGSILRACRQFGDHQIPILPINLGRLGFLADLTLEDLQRHLDLIARREFKIAEMLMFEAIIRKQDGSEERHLGLNELAIRVGHAPHMFDVQLSIDGEAVTTYSGDGLILATPIGSTAHSLSAGGPILRQTIRAFVLTPICPHTLTIRPIVDRADCCYELTLPEQDEKVLAVIDGHIHREFCHGDSITFREAAANCKLVRFPNHSYYETLHRKLGWEGQLSYKTYLEQH